In Edaphobacter dinghuensis, a genomic segment contains:
- a CDS encoding substrate-binding domain-containing protein — MTISNLMQEDMDDEVTAPAGGRRGDRNESQTVLRACDVLKAFQFRGEELCLADVTERTGLPKTTAFRLLRTLIHGGLIERAGAGVYRNSFGPVSAKPYRIGFASQGGSPFAQEVQRSIELACARENLQLIQVDNRYSAREALRNADVLIKEHVDLVLEFQTYERVAPVLAAKFLESNTPVIAIEVPHPGATYFGANNYKAGLIAGRALGRWTRESWKCKPEQVLLLELPIAGSLVELRTTGFVDGLRAELPEVGNVPAIHLNGRGDFEQVLETMRQFLRRSRAKRTLIGTVNDICALAALRAFEEVGASEKIAIVSQNCIPEVRNELRRPGTRLVGSVAYFPERYGEEIIPLAMSILSKKALASTVFVKHQLVTPRNVDLIYPLDDKTISAVKSKASLLRSTAVA, encoded by the coding sequence ATGACGATCTCAAACCTGATGCAAGAGGATATGGATGACGAGGTGACGGCTCCGGCTGGAGGACGGAGAGGAGATCGTAACGAATCGCAGACCGTACTGAGAGCGTGCGACGTTCTGAAGGCCTTTCAGTTTCGCGGCGAGGAGCTTTGCCTCGCCGACGTCACCGAACGGACAGGGCTGCCGAAGACCACGGCATTTCGTCTGCTGCGCACGCTGATTCACGGCGGCCTGATCGAGAGGGCTGGCGCCGGTGTATATCGAAACTCCTTCGGGCCTGTCTCGGCTAAACCTTACCGCATCGGGTTTGCTTCGCAGGGTGGATCGCCGTTTGCGCAGGAGGTGCAGCGCAGTATTGAACTGGCCTGCGCGCGAGAGAACCTGCAACTGATCCAGGTGGACAATCGCTACTCGGCGCGCGAAGCGTTGCGAAATGCCGATGTATTGATCAAGGAGCATGTGGACCTGGTGCTGGAGTTCCAGACCTACGAGCGCGTCGCTCCTGTGTTGGCTGCGAAGTTTCTGGAGTCAAATACGCCCGTGATTGCGATCGAGGTTCCTCATCCGGGGGCGACCTACTTTGGCGCGAACAACTACAAGGCGGGCCTGATTGCGGGGCGCGCATTGGGACGTTGGACTCGAGAGAGCTGGAAGTGTAAACCCGAGCAGGTGCTACTGCTGGAGCTGCCAATCGCAGGTTCGCTTGTGGAGTTGCGTACAACCGGTTTTGTGGATGGTCTGAGAGCGGAGCTGCCTGAAGTTGGGAATGTGCCCGCGATTCATCTGAATGGACGTGGCGACTTTGAGCAGGTTCTGGAGACGATGCGCCAGTTTCTGCGGCGATCGCGTGCGAAGCGCACCCTGATCGGCACGGTGAACGATATCTGCGCTCTGGCGGCGCTACGGGCGTTCGAAGAGGTTGGAGCAAGCGAAAAGATCGCGATCGTAAGCCAGAACTGTATTCCCGAGGTGAGGAACGAGTTGCGTCGGCCCGGGACTCGACTGGTCGGTTCGGTAGCTTATTTTCCCGAACGGTATGGAGAGGAGATCATTCCTCTGGCGATGAGCATTCTGTCGAAGAAGGCGCTGGCCTCGACGGTGTTTGTGAAGCATCAGCTGGTGACTCCGCGGAATGTGGACCTTATCTATCCCCTCGACGATAAAACAATCTCGGCGGTGAAGTCGAAGGCGAGTCTGCTGCGATCGACTGCCGTGGCGTAG
- a CDS encoding alpha-L-rhamnosidase-related protein, with amino-acid sequence MSFNLCLRRTQITRLTNAVAISTLLSSAIALPSQTIAPSALTPLDPARNVHFSTPNHTPLPEEYIWTSGDVTAKRHDHNKFPWSEIDRRIAPHYFRGHFKLSKIPNSGTIYIAGPRSARVYLNGTLLGDFSTNTDQPINFRVFHTDATKALRTGDNVVSIEAVRGKGVVTAGSPTTTQQLAYGEVLAVKLVAAPFGQADPHTLLLSNKDWRSESILTPGWQQPSFDDSNWPHVESLGPIESNIDFFQWSADAGMYGWPGYQGMSPWLRTLTLSPAEITHVYPGADSFDHIADLTQHGTAASAPFTITFHQPDPTDAEAPSILLDFGREIAGRIVFQSESSTDTLVSIAYGESELEALATGISTTQRGGNYLGTNLLTIPPHGVARGPKSAFRYVRVRFLRGVPTTSFRSIHAEAIVYPVEYAGSFESSDPVLNRIWETAAYTVHLCMQDDIWDAPKRDRGRWAGDLDVEAPTILTAFGDTKLLEDTLTHIAEITGSNQPVSGITGYTAQWITTLATLYQHSGDRAFVESQHDALLRLLQTMDNDLDPTTGLLKKDAKGWGFVDWSPGLYGATPDTAIGTTLEFLRAYQAAPALLRAANDESNARLYEQKCARLQEAAREALLSPATQTVGQTWQLNALSVLTNLDPAADSAVWSKVFSTVKQDSPTDQVISPYFNAYLIKAMSQTGHSREALHWLRDYWGGMLDEGATSFWESYDLRWPKTNYHLSLEADGTSGYFVSLAHGWSSGPLPWISENILGIRPTAPGYAAVELRPNLLGLAYARGSVATPHGAIRLSLDSKTLSIDLPQGVESAELYLPTATGANNTEAKRLTHSGHYDFSIR; translated from the coding sequence ATGAGCTTTAATCTCTGCCTGCGGCGCACCCAAATCACGCGGTTAACAAACGCTGTCGCTATCAGCACTCTTCTCTCCAGCGCCATTGCGCTGCCATCGCAGACGATCGCTCCATCTGCGCTCACGCCCCTCGATCCAGCCCGCAACGTGCACTTCAGCACCCCCAACCACACCCCACTCCCCGAGGAGTACATCTGGACCTCAGGCGACGTGACTGCCAAACGCCATGACCACAACAAATTTCCCTGGAGCGAGATCGACCGCCGCATCGCTCCCCATTACTTCCGAGGCCACTTTAAGCTCAGCAAAATTCCGAATAGCGGAACAATCTATATCGCTGGGCCGCGCTCTGCCCGTGTCTACCTGAACGGAACCCTGCTCGGTGATTTCTCCACCAACACCGATCAGCCCATTAACTTCCGCGTCTTCCACACCGACGCGACCAAAGCGCTGCGCACAGGCGACAACGTCGTCAGCATTGAAGCTGTTCGCGGCAAAGGCGTCGTCACAGCCGGAAGCCCCACAACCACCCAGCAGCTCGCCTATGGAGAGGTGCTCGCCGTTAAATTAGTCGCAGCTCCCTTTGGCCAGGCCGACCCACATACGCTTCTCCTCTCCAATAAGGACTGGCGTTCCGAGTCCATCCTTACCCCCGGCTGGCAGCAGCCCTCCTTCGATGACTCCAACTGGCCGCACGTAGAATCTCTCGGCCCAATCGAATCCAACATTGACTTCTTTCAGTGGTCGGCGGATGCCGGCATGTATGGCTGGCCCGGATATCAGGGCATGTCCCCCTGGCTTCGCACTCTCACTCTATCCCCAGCCGAGATCACCCATGTCTATCCCGGCGCGGATAGCTTCGACCACATTGCCGATCTCACCCAGCATGGCACCGCTGCAAGCGCACCATTTACCATCACCTTTCACCAGCCGGATCCCACCGATGCCGAAGCCCCGAGCATCCTGCTCGACTTCGGACGCGAGATTGCTGGACGCATCGTCTTCCAGTCGGAGTCATCCACGGACACGCTGGTCTCTATCGCCTATGGTGAATCTGAGCTAGAAGCACTCGCCACCGGCATCAGCACCACGCAGCGCGGCGGAAACTATCTCGGCACCAATCTGCTAACGATTCCACCTCATGGCGTGGCTCGCGGCCCCAAGTCTGCCTTTCGTTATGTTCGAGTCCGCTTTCTGCGCGGCGTACCTACCACTAGCTTCCGCTCGATCCATGCAGAGGCCATCGTCTACCCCGTAGAGTACGCGGGATCATTTGAATCCTCGGATCCCGTCCTGAACCGTATATGGGAGACCGCCGCCTACACCGTCCACCTCTGCATGCAGGACGACATTTGGGACGCCCCAAAACGCGATCGCGGCCGCTGGGCAGGCGACCTCGATGTCGAAGCTCCTACCATCCTGACCGCTTTCGGTGACACGAAGCTATTGGAAGATACCCTCACCCATATCGCCGAGATCACCGGCTCTAACCAGCCGGTAAGCGGCATCACAGGCTATACAGCACAGTGGATCACCACACTGGCGACTCTTTACCAGCACTCAGGTGACCGCGCCTTTGTCGAATCCCAGCACGATGCATTGCTCCGTCTGCTTCAGACGATGGACAACGATCTTGATCCAACCACGGGCCTGTTGAAGAAAGACGCCAAGGGCTGGGGCTTCGTTGACTGGTCTCCCGGTCTGTATGGCGCAACCCCCGACACCGCCATCGGTACGACTCTCGAGTTCCTCCGCGCTTACCAGGCTGCTCCTGCACTGCTGCGCGCAGCCAATGACGAATCGAACGCGAGGCTCTACGAGCAGAAGTGCGCCCGGTTGCAAGAGGCTGCGCGCGAGGCTCTGCTCTCGCCCGCGACACAAACCGTGGGCCAGACCTGGCAGCTCAATGCCTTATCCGTGTTGACGAACCTCGACCCAGCCGCCGATTCTGCCGTATGGTCGAAGGTCTTTTCTACGGTCAAGCAAGACTCTCCTACAGATCAGGTGATCAGCCCCTACTTCAATGCCTACCTAATTAAAGCGATGTCTCAAACGGGCCATTCCCGCGAGGCTCTGCACTGGCTCCGCGATTACTGGGGCGGCATGCTTGACGAAGGTGCCACCAGCTTCTGGGAGTCCTACGATCTGCGCTGGCCCAAGACCAACTACCACCTCTCGCTTGAGGCCGACGGCACGAGCGGCTACTTCGTCTCTCTCGCTCACGGCTGGTCGTCCGGTCCGCTTCCGTGGATCAGTGAAAACATCCTCGGCATTCGTCCCACGGCTCCCGGTTATGCTGCCGTCGAGCTTCGCCCCAACCTGCTCGGCCTCGCTTATGCCCGCGGCAGCGTGGCTACACCTCACGGGGCAATCCGGCTCTCGCTCGACTCAAAGACACTCTCGATTGACTTGCCCCAAGGCGTCGAGTCCGCCGAACTCTATCTGCCCACCGCTACCGGAGCTAACAACACCGAAGCGAAGAGGCTTACCCACTCCGGTCACTACGACTTTTCCATCAGGTAG